The Kosakonia sacchari SP1 genome includes a window with the following:
- a CDS encoding chorismate mutase, which produces MFQSAVVFLSSLFMCGNVFAGSVASVSLSTLSSALNERMLIMKDVASYKAQHHSPVEDLEREQKVLAEAVKNAQDAGLDPRSVEPFFRALMNASKAVQYRYLADWLATPDANSTVRSLDATRQQINQLDSQLLTAISQRLLTGPFTEADTAWLSAQIMAPNLSEADKNNLLAALRLIHRAR; this is translated from the coding sequence ATGTTCCAGTCTGCGGTTGTTTTCCTTTCATCACTGTTCATGTGCGGCAATGTTTTTGCAGGTTCCGTCGCATCGGTGTCGCTTAGCACACTTTCATCTGCGCTCAATGAACGCATGCTGATAATGAAAGACGTCGCCAGTTATAAGGCACAGCACCATTCCCCCGTAGAAGATCTTGAGCGGGAGCAAAAAGTACTGGCAGAAGCGGTGAAAAATGCCCAGGACGCGGGTCTGGATCCCCGCTCCGTGGAGCCTTTTTTCCGCGCGTTGATGAATGCCAGCAAAGCCGTTCAGTATCGCTATCTGGCCGACTGGTTAGCCACACCGGATGCCAACAGCACTGTCAGAAGTCTGGACGCAACCCGGCAACAGATAAATCAACTGGATAGCCAGTTGCTCACCGCCATCAGCCAGCGGTTGCTTACCGGTCCTTTCACTGAAGCAGACACCGCATGGCTGTCGGCACAAATTATGGCTCCGAATCTTAGCGAAGCGGATAAAAATAACCTCCTTGCCGCCTTACGCCTTATTCATCGTGCACGTTAG
- a CDS encoding GNAT family N-acetyltransferase has product MTDIIIRLARSEHLAALRAIELASFETLREAGAVSGSPVASSLEDLRELCRKGMLLVAFAPDDIPVGFAGAVITENWLHIAEADVHPNWQRQGIGRRLMQALLSAGKARGLNGASLTTDRDAPFNAPFYASLGFAIVEGSAISPRLKAVLAEETLAGLDPKRRVAMQLLY; this is encoded by the coding sequence ATGACAGATATCATAATCAGACTAGCTCGAAGCGAGCACCTGGCAGCGTTAAGAGCCATTGAACTTGCCTCGTTTGAAACGCTGCGCGAGGCGGGCGCGGTAAGCGGATCTCCTGTCGCTAGCAGCCTGGAAGATTTGCGCGAGCTATGCAGGAAAGGGATGTTACTCGTTGCTTTCGCGCCGGACGATATTCCCGTCGGGTTTGCCGGCGCCGTGATCACGGAAAACTGGCTGCACATTGCCGAAGCGGATGTTCACCCGAATTGGCAGCGGCAGGGCATTGGCCGACGCCTGATGCAAGCGCTTTTGTCGGCAGGCAAAGCGCGTGGTTTAAACGGCGCCTCGTTGACGACCGATCGTGATGCGCCCTTCAACGCGCCGTTTTACGCTTCGCTGGGTTTTGCCATCGTTGAAGGCAGCGCCATTTCACCCCGGCTAAAAGCGGTGCTTGCCGAGGAAACCCTCGCCGGGTTGGATCCAAAACGCCGGGTTGCCATGCAATTATTGTATTGA
- a CDS encoding MBL fold metallo-hydrolase, with product MITLCNACGTSYEITDTHPHRCTICEDERQFVPVTGQKWVEFPALLASHVNKWQQHESDLFSIKTVPDFAIAQRAFLLRTAQGNILWDCIATLDDATKTLIASLGGLKAIAISHPHFYTTMQDWAAAFDAPIYLHECDREWIMRDSPHITLWDGDTLQLTSDVSIMRLGGHFAGGCVLHWARDEGMLLSGDIVQVAPGANAVSFMWSYPNMLPLPAETVREMTRRLDTVKFAKLYGAFEGREIVQHAAEIVRRSGEKYIACLR from the coding sequence ATGATCACCTTATGCAACGCGTGCGGCACCTCGTATGAAATCACCGACACTCACCCACACCGGTGCACTATCTGCGAAGATGAGCGCCAGTTCGTGCCGGTAACTGGGCAGAAGTGGGTTGAGTTCCCTGCCCTTCTGGCCTCGCATGTCAATAAATGGCAACAACATGAGAGCGATCTCTTTAGCATCAAAACCGTGCCTGACTTCGCGATTGCGCAGCGCGCTTTTCTGCTGAGAACAGCGCAGGGCAATATTTTGTGGGACTGCATCGCCACGCTCGACGACGCCACAAAAACGCTGATCGCCTCTCTGGGCGGGCTCAAGGCTATCGCTATTTCGCATCCCCATTTCTACACCACCATGCAAGACTGGGCCGCCGCGTTTGACGCGCCGATTTATCTGCATGAATGCGATCGCGAGTGGATCATGCGCGACAGCCCGCACATTACTCTCTGGGACGGCGACACTCTGCAGCTGACCTCAGACGTGAGCATCATGCGACTTGGCGGCCATTTTGCCGGTGGCTGCGTTCTCCACTGGGCGCGTGATGAAGGTATGCTGCTGTCCGGCGACATCGTTCAGGTCGCGCCGGGCGCAAATGCCGTCTCCTTTATGTGGAGCTACCCGAATATGCTGCCGCTGCCGGCAGAGACGGTTCGTGAAATGACACGCCGGCTGGATACGGTGAAATTCGCGAAACTCTACGGCGCGTTTGAAGGGCGGGAGATCGTGCAACATGCTGCGGAAATTGTGCGCCGTTCAGGTGAGAAATATATCGCCTGCCTGCGCTAA
- a CDS encoding nuclear transport factor 2 family protein → MSLSLPDAVATYFAISNGADIANVNHCFTPDAVVIDESKTYRGLEAIQAWQRDAQNAFEYTVEPIRVADDGTRLTVTSHVAGNFPGSPVQLSHAFTLLDGKIAALEIV, encoded by the coding sequence ATGTCTTTATCATTACCCGACGCAGTTGCTACCTACTTCGCCATCAGTAATGGCGCAGATATCGCCAACGTTAATCACTGCTTTACGCCTGATGCCGTTGTAATCGATGAAAGTAAGACGTATCGCGGCCTTGAAGCCATCCAGGCCTGGCAACGCGATGCGCAGAATGCGTTTGAATACACCGTTGAGCCGATCCGGGTGGCTGATGACGGAACGCGGCTAACGGTAACCTCACATGTGGCGGGCAATTTTCCCGGCAGCCCGGTGCAGCTTAGCCATGCGTTCACCTTACTGGACGGGAAGATTGCCGCACTGGAGATCGTGTAA
- a CDS encoding SDR family oxidoreductase, whose protein sequence is MSMNLNLQGKRVLVTAGTKGVGKAVVGLFHDEGAKVLTTARIQPDESLADHFVAADLTTVDGCHRVAQAVQSHFGGVDIIVHVVGGSTAPGGGFAALGEEEWQQELNLNLLPAVRLDRALLPGMLAQGAGVIIHVTSIQRELPLPESTTAYAAAKAALSTYSKSLSKEVSPKGIRVLRVAPGWIETEASVALAERLAHQAGTDYEGGKKIIMDSLGGIPLGRPSKPVEVASLIVFLASSCAAAITGTEYVIDGGTVPTV, encoded by the coding sequence ATGAGCATGAATCTGAACTTACAAGGAAAACGCGTTCTGGTCACGGCGGGCACCAAAGGCGTTGGGAAGGCGGTTGTTGGTCTGTTTCATGACGAGGGTGCGAAAGTGTTAACCACCGCGCGGATCCAGCCTGATGAATCGTTAGCGGATCACTTTGTGGCGGCCGATCTGACAACGGTTGACGGTTGTCATCGTGTCGCGCAGGCAGTGCAGAGCCACTTTGGCGGCGTTGACATCATTGTTCACGTTGTTGGTGGCTCGACAGCGCCCGGTGGCGGTTTTGCAGCGTTAGGCGAAGAGGAGTGGCAACAGGAACTGAACCTTAATCTGCTGCCTGCGGTCCGCCTCGACAGAGCGCTTTTACCCGGCATGCTCGCGCAGGGTGCGGGGGTCATTATTCATGTCACCTCTATCCAGCGCGAACTGCCGTTGCCGGAATCGACAACCGCCTATGCCGCAGCTAAGGCTGCACTCTCTACCTACAGTAAAAGCCTGTCGAAAGAGGTATCACCAAAAGGGATCCGCGTGCTGCGTGTCGCACCCGGCTGGATTGAAACTGAAGCCTCTGTCGCGCTGGCCGAACGGCTCGCGCACCAGGCGGGAACGGATTACGAAGGCGGAAAGAAAATCATCATGGATTCGCTCGGCGGCATCCCGCTGGGGCGCCCGTCAAAACCTGTGGAAGTGGCCAGTCTCATTGTGTTCCTCGCTTCATCCTGTGCGGCGGCGATCACGGGAACGGAATATGTTATTGATGGCGGCACGGTGCCAACGGTGTAA
- the mtfA gene encoding DgsA anti-repressor MtfA, with amino-acid sequence MIKWPWKTRESAEGAEYPWEEALNAPVLANLSPEEQEKLVHLADRFLQQKRLVPLQGFDLDALKSARIGLLFCLPVLELGLEWLDGFHEVLIYPAPFVVDDEWEDDIGLVHNQRVVQSGQSWQQGPIILNWLDIQDSFDASGFNLIIHEVAHKLDTRNGDRASGIPLIPLREVAGWEHDLRAAMDNIQDEIDLVGESAASIDAYAATDPAECFAVLSEYFFSAPELFAPRFPALWQRFCHFYGQDPLSRLRGQAGCDNDSTRQVH; translated from the coding sequence ATGATTAAGTGGCCCTGGAAGACAAGGGAATCTGCCGAAGGCGCAGAATACCCCTGGGAAGAAGCGTTAAATGCCCCTGTGTTAGCAAATTTGTCGCCGGAGGAACAGGAGAAACTTGTTCATCTGGCTGACCGCTTTTTGCAGCAAAAACGCCTGGTTCCGTTGCAAGGATTCGATCTGGATGCGCTGAAAAGCGCGCGTATCGGCTTACTGTTTTGCCTGCCAGTGCTGGAGCTTGGCCTTGAATGGCTCGATGGCTTCCACGAAGTGCTGATCTACCCGGCGCCGTTTGTTGTCGATGACGAGTGGGAAGACGACATTGGTCTGGTGCACAATCAACGCGTGGTTCAGTCCGGGCAGAGCTGGCAACAAGGGCCCATCATACTGAACTGGCTGGATATTCAGGATTCGTTCGACGCTTCCGGCTTCAATCTCATTATTCATGAAGTGGCGCATAAACTGGATACGCGCAACGGCGATCGCGCCAGCGGCATTCCGCTGATTCCGCTGCGTGAAGTGGCAGGCTGGGAACATGATCTGCGTGCCGCGATGGACAACATTCAGGATGAGATCGATCTGGTTGGCGAAAGCGCGGCCAGCATCGACGCCTACGCGGCAACCGATCCGGCAGAGTGTTTCGCCGTGCTGTCAGAGTATTTCTTTAGCGCGCCAGAGCTGTTCGCTCCCCGCTTCCCGGCGCTGTGGCAGCGCTTCTGCCATTTCTATGGACAGGATCCGCTAAGCCGTTTGCGCGGGCAGGCAGGCTGCGATAACGACAGTACCCGACAGGTACATTAA
- the drpB gene encoding cell division protein DrpB: MDDKAVRSLGGKLALWVFWIFCVYFIWTVLNDIWPVSQTNLPAGFTTGTVGTATGNWLNSFFGMLVLAVVGAILGAIAWYTRPQDPDA, from the coding sequence ATGGACGATAAAGCGGTTCGCAGCCTCGGTGGCAAACTGGCACTCTGGGTGTTCTGGATTTTCTGCGTCTATTTTATCTGGACTGTGCTAAACGATATCTGGCCAGTCAGCCAGACAAATTTGCCAGCCGGGTTTACTACTGGCACGGTGGGAACCGCGACCGGGAACTGGCTGAACTCGTTTTTTGGCATGCTGGTTTTAGCCGTCGTGGGTGCGATACTGGGTGCTATTGCCTGGTACACCCGTCCGCAGGATCCAGATGCCTGA
- a CDS encoding phosphohydrolase: MNVIDWQHRFDQWISQHFNHGDAAHDVSHFRRVWKTAQTLMQGQQVDALVVLTACYFHDIVSFAKNHPQRHQSSVMAAEKTAAILESEFPDFPQNAVAGVRHAIEAHSFSADIAPQTLEAKIVQDADRLESLGAIGLARVFAVSGSMGAALFDGEDPFAAERELDDKAFALDHFRCKLLKLPATMQTEQGRKFAEHNADFLVHFMAKLSAELQGDHQRVDEEVLRRFSFHLA; this comes from the coding sequence ATGAATGTAATCGACTGGCAGCACCGTTTTGACCAATGGATTTCTCAGCATTTTAACCACGGCGACGCCGCGCATGACGTCTCACACTTTCGCCGGGTCTGGAAAACAGCACAAACGCTAATGCAAGGCCAACAGGTTGATGCGCTGGTGGTGCTCACCGCCTGTTATTTCCATGACATCGTGAGTTTTGCCAAAAATCACCCGCAGCGTCACCAGTCTTCAGTCATGGCGGCAGAAAAAACGGCGGCTATTCTCGAAAGCGAGTTTCCTGATTTCCCGCAAAACGCCGTGGCTGGCGTGCGCCATGCCATTGAAGCGCACAGCTTCAGCGCCGACATTGCGCCGCAAACGCTGGAGGCGAAAATTGTTCAGGATGCCGATCGGCTGGAATCGCTTGGAGCGATTGGCCTGGCGCGCGTCTTTGCCGTTTCCGGCTCGATGGGCGCAGCCTTATTCGATGGCGAAGATCCATTTGCCGCCGAACGTGAACTGGATGATAAAGCCTTCGCCCTCGATCATTTTCGTTGCAAGCTGCTGAAATTACCCGCCACCATGCAGACTGAACAAGGGCGTAAATTCGCCGAACACAACGCGGATTTTTTGGTGCACTTTATGGCGAAACTCAGCGCCGAACTGCAAGGTGATCACCAGCGCGTTGATGAAGAGGTGCTGCGCCGCTTTAGTTTTCATCTGGCCTGA
- a CDS encoding very short patch repair endonuclease, with translation MADVHDKATRSKNMRAIGTKDTEIERRLAACLLSLELDFRVQDAALPGRPDFVLDDYRCVIFTHGCFWHHHTCYLFKVPATRTDFWLEKIGKNVERDARDTSSLLELGWRVLVVWECALRGRLKLGDAALCERLEEWICEGQQTAQIDTQGIHAMAVTSLPRKA, from the coding sequence ATGGCGGATGTGCATGATAAAGCAACGCGCAGTAAAAATATGCGCGCCATCGGCACAAAGGATACCGAGATTGAAAGGCGGCTTGCCGCGTGTCTTCTTTCACTGGAACTCGATTTTCGTGTCCAGGATGCTGCTTTGCCGGGGCGACCTGATTTTGTGCTCGACGATTATCGCTGCGTTATCTTTACCCACGGTTGCTTCTGGCATCACCACACCTGTTATCTTTTTAAAGTGCCTGCCACGCGCACGGATTTCTGGCTGGAGAAGATTGGCAAAAACGTTGAACGCGATGCGCGCGATACGTCGTCGTTGCTGGAACTGGGCTGGCGAGTGCTGGTGGTCTGGGAGTGTGCGCTGCGGGGGCGGTTAAAACTCGGCGATGCGGCGCTATGTGAACGGCTGGAGGAGTGGATCTGCGAAGGGCAACAGACTGCGCAGATCGACACTCAGGGGATTCATGCGATGGCGGTTACTTCTCTGCCTCGCAAGGCGTAG
- the yedA gene encoding drug/metabolite exporter YedA, with translation MRFRQVLPLIGALFALYIIWGSTYFVIRIGVESWPPFMLAGTRFLSAGVILTSVLLLTGHKLPPLRPMLNAALIGVLLLAVGNGFVTVAEHQNVPSGIAAVVVATVPLFTLCFSHFFGIKTRKLEWFGIAIGLAGIVLLNSGGNLSGNPWGAVLILVGSLSWAFGSVYGSRIELPSGMMAGAIEMLAAGIVLLAASALSGERLSAVPPLSGFFAVGYLALFGSIIAINAYMYLIRNVSPAVATSYAYVNPVVAVLLGTSFGGEHLSSVEWLALGIIIMAVVLVTLGKYLLPARPVATPCEAEK, from the coding sequence ATGCGTTTCAGGCAAGTTTTACCGCTTATTGGCGCGCTTTTCGCGCTCTATATTATTTGGGGTTCCACGTACTTTGTTATTCGCATAGGCGTTGAAAGCTGGCCGCCGTTTATGCTGGCCGGTACACGCTTTTTATCTGCGGGCGTCATTCTGACCAGCGTCTTATTACTGACCGGCCATAAATTGCCGCCACTTCGTCCGATGCTTAATGCCGCGCTGATTGGCGTGCTGCTACTGGCGGTGGGCAATGGGTTTGTGACCGTCGCCGAACACCAAAATGTGCCATCGGGAATTGCCGCTGTTGTTGTGGCGACCGTTCCGCTATTTACCTTGTGTTTCAGTCACTTTTTCGGCATTAAGACGCGAAAACTTGAGTGGTTTGGCATTGCCATTGGTCTGGCAGGCATTGTTTTGCTTAATAGTGGCGGGAACTTAAGCGGTAATCCGTGGGGCGCCGTGTTGATTCTGGTCGGTTCGCTAAGCTGGGCATTCGGCTCGGTATACGGCTCGCGCATTGAACTGCCGAGCGGCATGATGGCGGGCGCAATCGAAATGCTGGCCGCAGGCATTGTGTTGTTAGCAGCTTCGGCATTAAGCGGTGAGCGCCTAAGCGCAGTACCGCCACTGTCCGGTTTCTTCGCCGTCGGTTATCTGGCGCTATTTGGCTCCATTATCGCTATCAACGCCTATATGTACCTGATCCGCAACGTCTCGCCTGCCGTTGCCACCAGCTATGCGTATGTCAATCCGGTTGTCGCCGTGCTGCTCGGCACGAGCTTTGGCGGGGAACATCTCTCGTCTGTAGAATGGCTGGCGTTGGGCATCATTATTATGGCGGTGGTGCTGGTGACGTTGGGTAAATATCTCCTTCCGGCGCGCCCGGTAGCTACGCCTTGCGAGGCAGAGAAGTAA
- a CDS encoding DUF808 domain-containing protein gives MAGSSLLTLLDDIATLLDDISVMGKLAAKKTAGVLGDDLSLNAQQVTGVRANRELPVVWSVARGSLLNKVILVPLALLISAFIPWAITPLLMLGGAFLCFEGVEKVLHTFEARKHKESPEARQQRLEALAAQDPQQFEKDKIKGAVRTDFILSAEIVAITLGIVADAPLLNQVLILSGIAVLVTIGVYGLVGIIVKLDDMGYWLVEKPGVLAQGLGKGLLFTAPWLMKILSVVGTLAMFLVGGGIVVHGIAPLHHAIEQFAANQPALLQALAPMVANLVLGFVIGAVVVAMMKGVERLRGGEK, from the coding sequence TTGGCAGGAAGTAGTTTATTAACATTACTCGATGATATTGCGACGTTGCTGGATGATATTTCAGTGATGGGCAAACTGGCGGCGAAAAAGACTGCTGGTGTGCTGGGCGACGATCTTTCGCTTAACGCGCAGCAGGTCACCGGCGTGCGCGCCAACCGCGAATTGCCGGTGGTGTGGAGCGTCGCGCGTGGATCATTGCTGAATAAGGTGATTCTCGTGCCGCTGGCGTTACTGATTAGCGCTTTTATCCCCTGGGCCATTACACCGCTGTTGATGCTTGGCGGCGCGTTTTTATGTTTTGAAGGTGTGGAGAAAGTGCTGCACACGTTTGAAGCGCGTAAACATAAAGAGAGCCCGGAAGCCCGCCAGCAGCGTCTGGAAGCGCTGGCGGCGCAAGATCCGCAGCAGTTCGAGAAAGATAAAATCAAAGGCGCGGTGCGTACCGATTTTATTCTCTCTGCCGAGATTGTCGCCATCACGCTTGGCATCGTTGCCGACGCGCCTTTGCTGAACCAGGTGCTGATCCTGTCGGGCATCGCGGTGCTGGTTACCATTGGTGTTTACGGGCTGGTGGGCATCATTGTTAAGCTCGATGATATGGGCTACTGGCTGGTAGAGAAACCGGGCGTGCTGGCACAGGGGCTGGGCAAAGGGTTGCTATTCACCGCGCCATGGCTCATGAAGATCCTGTCTGTTGTCGGTACGCTGGCAATGTTTCTTGTCGGTGGCGGGATTGTGGTTCACGGCATTGCGCCGTTACATCATGCTATCGAGCAATTCGCCGCAAACCAGCCTGCACTGTTGCAAGCGCTGGCACCGATGGTGGCCAACCTGGTGCTGGGCTTTGTGATTGGTGCCGTTGTGGTTGCGATGATGAAAGGTGTGGAACGTTTACGTGGCGGTGAAAAATAA
- a CDS encoding YodC family protein, which yields MVFLVSDEVQSKKGGPLMIVTGYASGMVECRWYDGYGVKREAFREDELMPGNRRRIHEEA from the coding sequence ATGGTCTTTTTGGTCAGCGATGAAGTGCAGAGTAAAAAGGGTGGTCCGCTCATGATTGTTACCGGTTATGCCAGCGGTATGGTTGAGTGCCGCTGGTATGACGGTTACGGCGTCAAACGGGAAGCCTTTCGTGAAGATGAGCTAATGCCTGGCAACAGGCGGCGGATCCACGAAGAAGCGTAA
- the dgcQ gene encoding cellulose biosynthesis regulator diguanylate cyclase DgcQ, whose product MRQNRVVKQPRSFKQLQRYFVPAQVVNLCFVIVMVCSTLLTWREVIVLQGAYVASQRSALENVSNALDMQIQVGVDRLLFFRNGMQAALQKPLGFEALNSVQGEFDRKRALPYWQIGLDNSRTLPIYGVSDSLVEQSGLLRRDEERLHDELMAAMELGYLFRLSSEAAMLPRQAYYFSRAGFFLSTRAVDREQDIISTYYRLLTRPWFSSQQQQENRARGVRWFTLLTNPENNSFVAASVPLDYQHYWYGVLVMSFPLSAIKPLLIDEQLQQDGGEYQLYDNHFRLLISTQPLQNASGEFNQDEIAKLQADMAHDTVGGLHLGTRYVSWQKLKHFGGVLLRVHTLREGLSGDFGRISIALSLLWVLFTGMLLFSWVVIRRMVTNLYSMQHTLQWQAWFDPLTRLYNRGSFFEQAKVLSEEARAQERPFAIIQLDIDHFKGVNDQFGHQAGDLVLSHAAGLISSSIREQDVAGRVGGEEFCVLLPDSTLEQAVQVAEHIRSRIESKEILIHKRTTLRITVSLGVSAAQESGNYDFEYLQSIADSRLYLAKNSGRNQVCSVDVIPNR is encoded by the coding sequence GTGCGGCAGAACCGTGTCGTAAAACAGCCCAGGTCGTTTAAACAACTGCAGCGCTATTTTGTTCCGGCTCAGGTGGTAAACCTTTGCTTTGTGATCGTGATGGTGTGTTCAACGCTACTGACGTGGCGTGAAGTTATTGTGCTGCAGGGGGCTTATGTCGCCAGCCAGCGTAGCGCGCTGGAAAACGTCAGTAATGCTCTGGATATGCAGATTCAGGTCGGCGTAGACCGGTTACTTTTTTTCCGAAATGGTATGCAGGCCGCGCTGCAAAAGCCGTTGGGATTTGAGGCACTAAATTCCGTGCAGGGCGAGTTTGATCGTAAACGCGCCTTACCGTACTGGCAGATTGGCCTGGATAACAGCCGGACGCTGCCTATTTACGGCGTTTCTGATTCTTTAGTTGAACAGAGTGGGCTGCTGCGTCGCGACGAGGAACGTTTACACGACGAACTCATGGCGGCGATGGAGCTTGGGTATCTGTTTCGACTCTCCTCTGAGGCCGCCATGTTGCCGCGTCAGGCTTATTATTTCTCACGCGCCGGTTTTTTCCTCTCCACACGCGCTGTGGATCGCGAGCAGGACATTATTTCTACCTACTACCGCTTATTAACGCGCCCATGGTTTAGCAGCCAACAGCAACAGGAAAATCGTGCGCGTGGCGTTCGCTGGTTCACGCTTTTAACCAACCCGGAAAATAACAGTTTTGTCGCCGCCAGCGTGCCGCTCGATTACCAGCATTACTGGTACGGCGTGCTGGTAATGAGCTTTCCTCTGAGTGCAATTAAGCCGTTACTGATTGATGAACAACTCCAGCAGGATGGTGGGGAATATCAGCTTTACGATAATCATTTCCGCCTGCTTATCAGTACGCAACCTCTGCAGAATGCCAGCGGCGAGTTTAATCAGGATGAGATCGCTAAGCTACAAGCCGACATGGCGCACGATACCGTCGGTGGCCTGCATCTGGGTACCCGTTATGTGAGCTGGCAAAAGCTTAAACATTTTGGTGGCGTCCTGCTGCGTGTTCACACTTTGCGTGAAGGCCTCTCCGGGGATTTCGGGCGTATCAGCATTGCGCTCTCGCTGCTGTGGGTGCTGTTTACCGGCATGCTGCTCTTTTCCTGGGTGGTGATCCGCAGAATGGTGACCAACTTGTATAGCATGCAACACACGCTGCAATGGCAGGCGTGGTTTGACCCGCTAACCCGCCTTTATAATCGGGGATCGTTCTTTGAGCAGGCGAAAGTGTTATCAGAAGAGGCACGGGCGCAGGAGCGCCCCTTCGCGATCATTCAGCTTGATATTGACCATTTTAAGGGCGTCAACGACCAGTTCGGTCATCAGGCCGGTGATTTGGTGTTATCCCACGCAGCCGGGCTTATCAGCAGTTCCATCCGAGAGCAGGATGTCGCCGGTCGCGTCGGTGGCGAAGAGTTCTGTGTTTTATTGCCGGACAGCACGCTTGAGCAGGCGGTACAGGTTGCCGAGCACATCCGTTCACGCATTGAAAGTAAAGAGATCCTGATCCACAAGCGTACGACGTTGCGCATTACTGTCTCGCTTGGCGTCAGCGCTGCGCAGGAAAGCGGCAATTACGATTTTGAGTACCTGCAATCCATTGCAGATAGCCGCTTATACCTGGCGAAAAACAGTGGCCGCAATCAAGTCTGTTCAGTCGATGTGATCCCAAACAGGTGA
- a CDS encoding mannosyl-3-phosphoglycerate phosphatase-related protein translates to MPSLDDPLLIFTDIEGTLLDSHTGEWQPAAEWLARLRQRQIPVILCSSKTAAEMIAIQNLLQLQGLPFIAENGAVIQLDEHWQDHDDYPRIITGSPHAEIARVLTQLRLSNGWKFTTFTELDEHVLAELTGLTPAQANLAKLQEASETLIWRDSDECMNAFDDALAQLGLRVVQGARFWHVLDERGGKDQAVNWLTRQYRHYQGKRAVTVGLGDGPNDAPLLDNVDYAVVVKGLNREGVRLRQDSPPRVYHTQQEGAAGWREGLNHLFGITSTEQT, encoded by the coding sequence ATGCCGAGCCTGGACGACCCATTACTAATCTTTACTGACATAGAAGGAACATTGCTGGATAGCCATACGGGTGAATGGCAACCTGCTGCTGAGTGGCTTGCGCGTCTGCGCCAGCGGCAAATACCGGTGATCCTTTGCAGCAGCAAAACGGCGGCAGAAATGATCGCCATACAAAATCTTTTGCAACTGCAAGGCCTGCCCTTTATTGCCGAAAACGGCGCGGTGATTCAGTTAGATGAACACTGGCAAGATCACGACGACTACCCACGGATTATTACCGGTTCCCCCCATGCCGAAATCGCCCGCGTGCTGACCCAATTACGCCTGAGCAATGGCTGGAAATTCACCACATTTACAGAGCTGGATGAACATGTTCTGGCAGAGTTAACGGGGCTTACGCCTGCGCAGGCTAACCTCGCTAAGTTGCAGGAAGCCTCTGAAACGCTGATCTGGCGCGACAGCGATGAGTGCATGAACGCCTTTGATGATGCGCTGGCGCAACTGGGTTTACGTGTTGTCCAGGGAGCACGATTCTGGCATGTGCTGGATGAGCGCGGCGGAAAAGATCAGGCCGTAAACTGGCTGACCCGACAATATCGCCATTACCAGGGCAAACGCGCGGTTACGGTTGGGCTGGGCGATGGACCAAACGATGCGCCACTACTCGATAATGTCGACTACGCCGTGGTGGTAAAAGGTCTTAATCGTGAAGGGGTAAGGCTGCGTCAGGATAGCCCGCCACGGGTTTATCATACGCAACAAGAGGGCGCGGCGGGCTGGCGCGAAGGCCTCAATCACCTGTTTGGGATCACATCGACTGAACAGACTTGA
- the yodD gene encoding YodD family peroxide/acid resistance protein, giving the protein MKTVKEYSETAKRDVHIDVDALLAAINEISESEVHRVDDEDGQRVSVDGREYHTWRELAEAFELDVHDFSITEANR; this is encoded by the coding sequence GTGAAAACAGTCAAAGAGTATAGCGAGACCGCAAAGCGGGACGTGCATATCGATGTCGATGCCCTGCTGGCTGCAATTAACGAAATCAGCGAAAGCGAAGTGCATCGTGTCGATGACGAAGATGGCCAGCGCGTGAGCGTGGATGGTCGGGAATATCATACCTGGCGGGAACTGGCGGAAGCATTTGAACTGGACGTGCATGACTTCAGTATTACGGAGGCGAATCGCTGA
- the dsrB gene encoding protein DsrB has protein sequence MKVNDRVTVKTDGGPRRPGVVLAVEAFNEGTMYLVSLEDYPLGIWFFNEKDHPDGVFVERAD, from the coding sequence ATGAAGGTTAACGATCGGGTTACGGTCAAAACGGACGGGGGTCCACGCCGTCCGGGAGTGGTATTGGCTGTCGAAGCGTTTAATGAAGGTACGATGTACCTGGTCTCACTGGAAGATTACCCGCTCGGGATTTGGTTCTTTAATGAAAAAGACCACCCGGACGGCGTATTTGTAGAACGTGCAGATTAA